The Flavobacterium piscisymbiosum genome includes a region encoding these proteins:
- a CDS encoding RNA polymerase sigma factor, translating to MNRDAQRQVYEHMAPKLYRLCKRYLKKEEEIEEAMADAFYTIFTKLEQLKEVLAFEAWARKITVNHCLATIKKNINFNMYLDDVKLLSQPFTDEINTLEEEDLLNLLNHIPDGCKTVFNLFVIEGFGHKEIAAMLNISEGTSKSQLNAAKTKLKELVNKLYYQKVK from the coding sequence ATGAACCGCGATGCGCAGCGTCAGGTTTATGAGCATATGGCTCCAAAATTGTATCGCCTCTGCAAACGATACCTCAAAAAGGAAGAAGAAATAGAAGAAGCTATGGCTGACGCTTTCTATACCATATTTACAAAACTGGAACAACTAAAAGAAGTTCTGGCTTTTGAGGCTTGGGCGCGCAAAATAACCGTAAATCATTGTTTGGCAACGATCAAGAAAAACATCAATTTTAATATGTATCTTGATGATGTCAAATTGCTTTCGCAACCTTTTACGGATGAGATTAATACATTAGAAGAAGAAGATTTACTCAATTTACTCAACCATATTCCAGACGGCTGCAAAACTGTTTTTAATCTTTTTGTTATCGAAGGTTTCGGACACAAAGAAATAGCCGCAATGCTAAACATTTCTGAAGGCACATCAAAATCACAATTGAATGCCGCTAAAACGAAACTAAAGGAATTAGTAAACAAATTGTATTACCAAAAAGTAAAATAG
- a CDS encoding DUF6929 family protein, which yields MEKFTLEILFQIIGIGSASGLFYNNDALYIIGDNSGFLYEYNMQNQQLNQHALIDNPSQNIPKNLKPDFESITHHNDTLYVFGSGSTENRNKMIEFDLKNKTILQKNNLVDLYGLMQSFGEIKPEDFNLEGAIFDGENWYLFNRGNGVSNKNTIFTIHAKSLGEEFALVATNYKLPKIKGVRSSFTDAILVEDKIYFLSTAEDTKSTYDDGEILGSFIGRIDLKTMKIDFTQKITSTNKFEGLTFYKKENNKIEFLLCEDNDTELLETKIFKLVLPVK from the coding sequence ATGGAAAAATTCACATTAGAAATATTATTTCAAATCATAGGTATCGGTTCAGCATCAGGATTATTTTATAACAACGATGCACTTTATATTATTGGCGATAACAGCGGATTTTTATACGAATATAATATGCAGAATCAGCAATTAAACCAACACGCCTTAATTGATAATCCGTCGCAAAATATTCCGAAAAATCTAAAACCCGATTTTGAATCGATCACGCATCATAATGATACCTTATATGTATTTGGTTCCGGTTCTACCGAAAACCGAAACAAAATGATCGAGTTTGATCTTAAAAACAAAACCATTCTTCAAAAGAATAATCTCGTTGATTTATACGGTTTAATGCAAAGTTTTGGCGAAATAAAACCGGAAGATTTTAATCTCGAAGGCGCAATCTTCGATGGTGAAAACTGGTATTTATTCAATCGCGGAAACGGAGTTTCGAACAAAAACACCATTTTTACCATTCATGCTAAAAGTTTGGGAGAAGAATTTGCTTTGGTTGCTACCAATTATAAACTGCCGAAAATAAAAGGCGTTCGCTCCAGTTTTACCGATGCTATTTTGGTCGAAGACAAAATCTATTTCCTTTCTACCGCCGAAGACACCAAATCAACTTACGATGACGGAGAAATCCTGGGAAGTTTCATTGGCCGAATCGACCTTAAAACCATGAAAATAGATTTTACTCAAAAAATAACATCAACCAATAAATTCGAAGGTTTGACTTTTTATAAAAAAGAAAATAACAAAATAGAGTTTTTATTGTGCGAGGATAATGATACTGAATTATTAGAAACTAAGATTTTTAAGTTGGTTTTGCCGGTTAAGTAA